The Anastrepha obliqua isolate idAnaObli1 chromosome 5, idAnaObli1_1.0, whole genome shotgun sequence DNA window attttccgtaATCTATTACTAGTCTTCATGTGCGTCTATTTCAcgttcataaaattttgttagtaATATTTATCTAATCATTCAAAACGTATTCACTCAATTTATGGGGATGTGGGTTTTCCTAAACATTGGTTTTTTTAGTCATCAGGGAAATacctatttacatatatacttttgtTACCATGGTCGCGATATTGAATTTACTCAAGTAATTTTAAAAGGTTTATTAACTTGTAAATTCAATTCTTTCAATTAAAACTTCTTTACTTCTTTAGACTAACGCGTCTGATTATTTgcctgtaaataaaaatatatttcggaTAATTTTCAGCGCCACGTTACGATTGCGTTTTAGGAGCTCtgtcctgagtttaataagggaactggtctggatgaggtactgtgaggAGTAGAGGACAGAAAAGACCgtaaggtcgaagtgcaaacctcatagaGAATCTGAGTCTACTATTACGCCGCCTGTGCCATTGGTTAACCAGGCCGGATAGATTAATGGACAACGTTAATCTCCTTGGTTGACGGCCCTTTAACTTCTCAAGCGATTTTtaccgaatttaacaaagcgccaaACACTTTTCAAATTATTGTTTTATCTCACCTGGcccattatattattttacatataaattcaaaatttgtcaaaatgcATGCGTTGAGTAATATTTTTAGTAGCCTTACCATTATAGTTTCTGATCTCCAAAACGTTTGCTATTTTACTGCTTGGTCTGTAGCCATTCTGACGATGCGCTTCGTTGATCTCTGAAGCGCTAAAAGGCATTGTTAACGCACTGACACACTGCTCATCGCCAGACATGCAGGCGAGATGCAAAGCTGTATTTCCATGGCGGTCACGTAAGTCCGgctgaaattcaataaaaactagATTTATTAAGCTGCATTACGACAACCCTACTTTTCATTACAACATTATTGCATATcggtaataatattataataggtACATGTGATTATGCATACCTCAGCGCCCGCAAGTAACAGCATGCGCGAAATTCTTCGTTGCTTTGTGAGTGCTGCTAGATGTAAGGCGGTTTGGCCGTAATCGTTCCTTATATTTAAAAGGCACGAATGGATAGCAAGACGGATAAGAGCACAAACAATATATTCGTCACCCGATAGACATGCCAAGTGCAGATAACTGtacaaagaataataaaaatgccattataaaaattaagaagtaCACCACagtgaaaagtgaaattttcaaatcgacTTTATATCCTCCTTTAagattacacatacatacaaaatatttattagcaaaAGAGATTTTACTAATTACTTCTTATCAATTGACGAAAATGATGAAGttaaaatttaactatttatatcaattcaaaatgtaaattataaACTACTTTTAGCTCACTAAGTTAAACTTACGTGTCTCCCTCATCATTTTGTTCCCATATTGGCAATTGATTAGAATCtgccgtttttgttgttgctgctgctacaGGCTCAACTGTTGCCACTCGGCCAGACGCGTTCACTATATTTGTTCTCTCCTTTTGTAAACTAAGACTACAAAATCTATCAGATCTGTTGCTGTCGGCATCGTGTTTGAGATTCGTTTTTGCGTCGTGTGAACTTGTGATGTTATACGCACCGGCTATATTATGGCATTTATGTTGGTGCTGTTGCGATTCCGTATGTTGCTGTTCATTATATTGATTTTCGGCTTGAGCTCCTGTCTCGATAGACTCGtcgtattcttcttcttcaatgcaaCCCGAGTCAAGTACATCAAATTCCTCCTCAGTTTTCCCGTGATGATGCGAACTATCAGTGGAGTTTTTAACGTTGCCCACCGCTCTTTTGTTAAAATTCAACTTGTTaaagttatttgaaaattttctgtcaGTGCTTTGTTTCTGTTCTTCTTGCTCTTCGAGATTTGAGCTTAATGGACCTGACAAAAACCCTGAATCTGTGTCGCAGGACTGATAATCTATGTCAATATTTCCTAACAATTCCTTTTTTTGGGAAACTTCTTGGCTCTC harbors:
- the LOC129246871 gene encoding NF-kappa-B inhibitor cactus-like — its product is MSGQNPAGSKSTSSNNKRSKVASDYGSSGASTAALSRESQEVSQKKELLGNIDIDYQSCDTDSGFLSGPLSSNLEEQEEQKQSTDRKFSNNFNKLNFNKRAVGNVKNSTDSSHHHGKTEEEFDVLDSGCIEEEEYDESIETGAQAENQYNEQQHTESQQHQHKCHNIAGAYNITSSHDAKTNLKHDADSNRSDRFCSLSLQKERTNIVNASGRVATVEPVAAATTKTADSNQLPIWEQNDEGDTYLHLACLSGDEYIVCALIRLAIHSCLLNIRNDYGQTALHLAALTKQRRISRMLLLAGAEPDLRDRHGNTALHLACMSGDEQCVSALTMPFSASEINEAHRQNGYRPSSKIANVLEIRNYNGEYCVHIAAEAGHLKILSILVQHGADINAREGKGGYTPLHMAIEKGNDELFNFLLDDCKQTLNLETSTFARLTAYQFACILKRSQMESILENHGAEPLTPPESESESSGDESE